Proteins encoded in a region of the Salinicoccus sp. RF5 genome:
- a CDS encoding YtxH domain-containing protein: MKIKNFAVGFLVGAAGGTMISLMNAPKSGSELQSSLKSSSGDMKTQMDQLKIEANEVKSSFLKTKHESQEVFKTLGDEVKTMISNYKADINPNIEHIQENVENIQNRVEEVQNTFTKD; this comes from the coding sequence ATGAAAATCAAAAATTTTGCAGTCGGTTTTCTCGTTGGCGCAGCGGGAGGGACAATGATCTCACTCATGAATGCACCCAAATCCGGAAGTGAACTGCAATCCTCGCTGAAATCCAGCTCCGGGGACATGAAGACCCAGATGGATCAGCTCAAAATAGAGGCCAATGAAGTGAAATCCTCATTCCTGAAGACGAAGCATGAATCCCAGGAAGTGTTCAAGACGCTCGGCGACGAAGTCAAGACGATGATCAGCAACTACAAGGCCGACATCAACCCGAACATCGAGCATATCCAGGAGAATGTGGAAAACATACAGAACAGGGTCGAAGAAGTCCAGAATACGTTTACAAAAGACTGA
- the yhaM gene encoding 3'-5' exoribonuclease YhaM, with protein sequence MNNISKLKPGDSVEAFYLIKRSQQGVTSQGKPYMTLFLQDRTGEIEAKLWTVSKEDMEVLKPEVLIKVKGDVIDYRNKKQMKIAAFRTATESDGLNAKDFVEKAPIDEETLYESIMDYVIKIENGSLQRIVRQLLGKYRKEFLSFPAAMTNHHDFVSGLAYHVHYMLRTAEALCDIYPSLNRSLLYSSIILHDIGKVKELSGPVGTTYTVEGNLIGHIVIASEEITRVAQELNIDGEEVMLLKHMILSHHGKLEYGSPKPPMLKEAEILHFIDNIDARMMMMDKHTSKAEKGQFTERIFPLESRFFYRPESLD encoded by the coding sequence TTGAATAACATATCGAAACTGAAACCAGGAGATTCGGTGGAAGCCTTCTACCTGATCAAAAGAAGCCAGCAGGGCGTCACATCCCAGGGCAAGCCCTATATGACGCTGTTCCTGCAGGACCGTACAGGGGAGATCGAAGCCAAGCTCTGGACCGTATCGAAAGAAGATATGGAAGTCCTGAAGCCGGAAGTGCTCATCAAGGTCAAAGGGGACGTCATCGACTACCGCAACAAGAAGCAGATGAAGATCGCCGCCTTCAGGACAGCAACCGAATCCGATGGGCTGAATGCCAAGGACTTCGTGGAGAAGGCACCGATCGACGAAGAGACGTTGTACGAGAGCATCATGGACTATGTCATCAAGATCGAGAACGGCAGCCTGCAGCGGATTGTCCGCCAGCTGCTCGGCAAGTACAGGAAGGAATTCCTGAGCTTCCCGGCGGCGATGACGAACCACCACGATTTCGTTTCGGGGCTGGCGTATCATGTACACTATATGCTCAGGACGGCAGAGGCACTGTGTGACATCTATCCGTCACTGAACCGCAGCCTGCTCTACAGCAGCATCATCCTCCATGATATCGGGAAGGTCAAGGAACTGTCCGGCCCGGTGGGGACGACGTATACGGTCGAAGGGAATCTGATCGGCCATATCGTCATCGCCAGTGAAGAGATCACGAGGGTCGCCCAGGAGCTGAACATCGATGGGGAAGAGGTCATGCTGCTCAAGCACATGATACTGAGCCATCACGGAAAACTGGAATACGGCTCCCCAAAGCCGCCGATGCTGAAGGAAGCCGAAATCCTCCATTTCATCGACAACATCGATGCGCGCATGATGATGATGGACAAGCATACATCGAAAGCCGAGAAGGGGCAGTTTACAGAGCGGATCTTCCCGCTTGAGAGCCGCTTCTTCTACCGTCCGGAATCACTGGATTAG
- a CDS encoding helix-turn-helix transcriptional regulator, with the protein MDKQTFTEMLQSKFKMVRTEAGYTQDSMSQTIGLSKKTLVQIEKERILPNWTTCISLCALFRDSEVLTNSFGGDPLELAQVISRGHCVYPNYDGEAVYWEDLDRKNGFRLQYNKSNKIYRVLNDSNRPVHASYIEREIRTYFMRQTDLQPV; encoded by the coding sequence ATGGATAAACAGACTTTTACGGAGATGCTCCAGTCGAAGTTCAAGATGGTCAGGACGGAAGCTGGTTATACGCAGGACTCCATGAGTCAGACGATAGGGCTGTCTAAAAAGACCCTCGTGCAGATCGAGAAAGAACGCATCCTTCCGAACTGGACAACATGCATCTCCCTGTGTGCACTCTTCAGGGATAGTGAAGTCCTGACGAATTCATTCGGAGGGGATCCCCTTGAACTTGCCCAGGTGATATCCAGAGGGCATTGTGTCTACCCGAATTATGATGGCGAAGCGGTATATTGGGAGGATCTCGACAGAAAGAATGGTTTCCGTCTGCAGTATAATAAAAGCAATAAAATATATAGAGTACTGAACGATTCGAACCGTCCGGTCCATGCCTCATATATTGAACGGGAAATCAGGACTTACTTCATGAGACAGACGGATCTACAGCCTGTCTGA
- a CDS encoding DUF445 domain-containing protein → MNDGFQIILMAIIGALIGGLTNMLAIRMLFRPYETKYLFGRRLPLTPGVIPRRREEASIKMGEIVTRHLLTPDAFIEKIKSRETQNFIMLFIDRQIETIESEKLTLRYFLERINEGLSDKVVKGFNAQLSDKVTAEGARLYQQEIRNLVPTDAMATLDGKIDTLQPQITQKIEEYINSEKGYQDLYTMTDEFVEHRGRLARSLKYLMSKETIVQNIRNELNKLIHHPKMTEIQVRIINDEYERIKNSRVDALISERDQQRLIDSVYDVLRERIDIEGILDYPIEDFNREMFESFKTRGKYQLRDNIIEYLGQNTGRIVEKLQLAQVVKKQIDSFELSHIEDLVMEISSKEFRMITLLGFFLGGMIGIVQGLIVVFL, encoded by the coding sequence TTGAACGATGGTTTTCAGATAATACTCATGGCCATTATCGGTGCACTGATCGGCGGCTTGACGAATATGCTCGCCATACGCATGCTCTTCCGGCCGTATGAAACAAAATATCTCTTCGGCAGACGCCTCCCCCTGACGCCGGGCGTGATCCCACGGCGGCGTGAGGAGGCTTCCATAAAGATGGGTGAGATCGTCACCAGGCACCTGTTGACGCCTGACGCCTTCATCGAGAAGATAAAGAGCCGCGAAACCCAGAACTTCATCATGCTGTTCATCGACAGACAGATCGAGACGATCGAATCCGAAAAGCTGACATTGCGCTATTTCCTTGAACGCATCAACGAAGGGCTGTCCGACAAGGTGGTCAAGGGCTTCAATGCCCAGTTGTCCGACAAGGTGACGGCGGAAGGCGCCAGGCTCTACCAGCAGGAGATCAGGAACCTCGTCCCGACGGATGCCATGGCGACGCTTGATGGGAAAATTGACACCCTGCAGCCGCAGATTACGCAGAAGATAGAGGAATACATCAATTCCGAGAAGGGCTACCAGGACCTCTACACGATGACCGACGAGTTCGTCGAGCATCGGGGGAGACTTGCCCGCTCGTTGAAGTATCTGATGTCGAAGGAGACGATTGTACAGAATATACGCAATGAGCTGAACAAGCTGATCCATCACCCGAAAATGACGGAGATACAGGTCCGCATCATCAATGATGAGTATGAACGGATCAAAAACAGCCGGGTGGATGCCCTGATTTCCGAAAGGGACCAGCAAAGGCTGATAGACAGCGTCTATGATGTACTCAGGGAAAGGATAGACATCGAAGGCATACTCGATTATCCGATCGAGGACTTCAACCGTGAAATGTTCGAGTCATTCAAAACGCGCGGGAAGTACCAGCTCCGCGACAACATCATAGAATACCTCGGACAGAATACAGGAAGGATCGTCGAAAAGCTCCAGCTTGCCCAGGTGGTCAAAAAGCAGATCGACAGTTTCGAGCTCAGCCATATAGAAGATCTGGTGATGGAGATCTCGAGCAAGGAGTTCCGTATGATCACACTCCTCGGCTTTTTCCTTGGGGGTATGATAGGAATCGTACAGGGGCTCATCGTTGTGTTTTTATAA
- a CDS encoding AAA family ATPase encodes MKIIALNIYGYGKITETEIDVDQQFIQFFGENEAGKSTMQSFIHSILFGFPTRKEQEPRREPRMHNLYGGKITVEFPDEAGPVEIERIKGKVQGDVKVYLADGTVRGEDWLIKKLNFIDKKTYRSIFSFDVLGLQDIHKNMTEDKLQEYLLRAGALGSHEYDEMLSAIDAEMKSIYKKNGTNPELNHEMDEISRLTEKIRVLEQTEERYKTLINEKIKTEDSLNAKQDALFQLDMVRKQKMKEVMYHKDIKEWKTLEDKLNIEPVVFPEQGLERYEKLRHQVQQTDRDIALRTEKLKVLKNEMDGVTLPDKDRLAYLEGIQKREPDIKQKNMEHSRLSASMEALEEEIAQLRRDIGWQQEHHEVDDSNIVKESVQTVLSKLDEVTLEEQFLIREIDQLKSDLKQFDQDIEHLEQEQISDERIRVKKEVMEREFELKEKEKMFRLIEKDYEREKRERNRVKKGQSALIIGISVLALLIGLFYLINTNWLMGGIFTVIGAVTLLLLMLTNQREEDGLKNDYQNEVRELKDAIETIKRNNNVSFDLNDARDLKMDLKTQRTKRISANVRLEELKETLALKETQHDSLNTQLAAIKDDLKVNPDIENKSIVDAIHTIREIKQKRNQINRHRIEMDNINRELQQFKKTVKEDVAAFGIHYDDSTIFYDVKSLVSGMYKDEAHYNRLKDQINLLENEIKVLAERNEDARQETVQLLDYVEAEDEEEYYYYARKYKEYQEHMERFKELSEKLEEEHFDYDARSELSTYLLADLKEEEEGVAEQMETFNSELQQEQKTLAELNSEISTLESDGKLSEVNHKFEMKKTLIQNLSEEYMSLNYIRILIETHIKAIKDERLPVVIEEARSIFEKVTRGRYINVTYDDHGITVRHVNGQLFHPLELSQSTKEMLYISLRLSLIKALKGYYQLPLIIDDAFVHFDKERKKIIIDYLRNEVDDQVLYFTCNLDSTIPSSQTVKLKERVK; translated from the coding sequence ATGAAGATAATTGCTCTGAACATATACGGATATGGAAAGATAACAGAAACTGAAATAGATGTCGATCAGCAGTTCATCCAGTTCTTCGGGGAGAACGAAGCAGGCAAATCCACGATGCAGTCGTTCATTCATTCCATCCTGTTCGGTTTTCCGACGCGGAAGGAACAGGAGCCAAGAAGGGAACCGCGCATGCATAACCTGTATGGCGGGAAGATTACGGTGGAATTCCCCGATGAAGCGGGGCCGGTGGAGATCGAACGCATAAAAGGGAAGGTGCAGGGTGACGTCAAGGTCTATCTGGCGGATGGTACCGTCAGAGGCGAAGACTGGCTGATCAAGAAGCTGAACTTCATCGACAAGAAAACATACCGGTCGATCTTCTCCTTTGATGTGCTGGGCCTCCAGGATATCCATAAGAATATGACCGAAGACAAGCTGCAGGAATACCTGCTCCGTGCAGGCGCCCTCGGCTCGCATGAGTATGATGAGATGCTCAGTGCCATAGATGCCGAGATGAAATCCATCTATAAGAAGAATGGCACGAATCCGGAACTGAACCATGAAATGGATGAAATTTCCAGGCTCACTGAGAAGATCAGGGTGCTTGAACAGACGGAGGAGCGCTACAAGACGCTCATCAACGAAAAGATCAAGACCGAAGACAGCCTGAATGCGAAGCAGGATGCCTTGTTCCAGCTGGATATGGTCCGCAAGCAGAAGATGAAGGAAGTCATGTACCATAAGGACATCAAGGAATGGAAGACGCTTGAGGACAAGCTGAACATTGAACCCGTGGTCTTTCCGGAGCAGGGGCTCGAAAGGTATGAAAAGCTGAGGCATCAGGTCCAGCAGACCGACCGCGACATCGCCCTGCGCACCGAGAAGCTCAAAGTCCTGAAAAATGAAATGGACGGTGTGACCCTGCCCGACAAGGACCGGCTTGCCTATCTGGAGGGCATCCAGAAGCGGGAGCCGGACATCAAGCAGAAGAATATGGAGCATTCCAGGCTTTCCGCATCGATGGAGGCGCTGGAGGAGGAGATTGCCCAGCTCAGGCGGGATATCGGTTGGCAGCAGGAGCACCATGAAGTCGATGATTCGAATATCGTCAAGGAGTCTGTGCAGACGGTCCTTTCGAAGCTGGACGAAGTCACTCTGGAAGAGCAGTTCCTCATCCGCGAGATCGATCAGCTGAAGAGCGACCTCAAGCAGTTCGACCAGGACATAGAACATCTCGAGCAGGAACAGATCAGCGACGAACGCATCCGTGTGAAGAAGGAAGTCATGGAACGGGAGTTCGAACTGAAGGAAAAAGAGAAGATGTTCAGGCTCATCGAGAAGGATTATGAACGCGAGAAGCGGGAGCGGAACCGGGTCAAAAAAGGCCAGTCGGCCCTCATCATAGGTATCAGTGTCCTCGCCCTCCTGATCGGTCTGTTCTACCTGATCAACACCAATTGGCTGATGGGCGGCATCTTCACCGTGATCGGGGCGGTCACGCTGCTGCTCCTGATGCTCACCAACCAGCGGGAAGAAGATGGACTGAAGAACGACTACCAGAATGAAGTCCGCGAACTCAAGGACGCGATCGAGACGATAAAGCGGAACAACAACGTCAGTTTCGACCTGAATGATGCCAGGGACCTGAAGATGGATCTGAAGACCCAGCGGACGAAGCGGATCTCCGCGAATGTCAGGCTGGAAGAACTGAAGGAGACGCTCGCCCTCAAGGAAACGCAGCATGATTCATTGAATACCCAGCTCGCTGCCATCAAGGACGACCTGAAGGTCAATCCGGATATTGAAAATAAAAGCATCGTGGATGCCATCCACACCATCAGGGAAATCAAGCAGAAGCGGAATCAGATCAACAGGCACAGGATCGAGATGGACAACATCAACCGTGAACTCCAGCAATTCAAGAAGACGGTCAAGGAAGATGTGGCGGCGTTCGGCATACATTATGACGACAGCACGATCTTCTACGATGTCAAAAGCCTGGTATCCGGCATGTATAAGGATGAAGCGCACTACAATAGGCTGAAGGATCAGATCAACCTGCTCGAGAATGAAATCAAGGTGTTGGCCGAAAGGAACGAAGACGCCAGGCAGGAAACCGTACAGCTGCTCGACTATGTGGAAGCTGAAGACGAGGAAGAATATTACTACTACGCAAGGAAATACAAAGAGTACCAGGAGCACATGGAACGCTTCAAGGAACTGAGTGAAAAGCTTGAGGAGGAACACTTCGACTATGATGCAAGGAGTGAACTTTCGACCTATCTCCTCGCGGACCTGAAGGAGGAGGAAGAGGGCGTTGCTGAACAGATGGAGACATTCAACAGCGAACTGCAGCAGGAGCAGAAGACCCTTGCCGAGCTGAACTCCGAAATAAGCACCCTTGAAAGCGATGGGAAGCTGAGTGAGGTCAACCACAAGTTCGAGATGAAGAAAACCCTGATCCAGAATCTCTCAGAGGAATATATGTCGCTCAATTATATCCGTATCCTCATTGAAACCCATATCAAAGCCATCAAAGACGAAAGACTGCCTGTGGTCATAGAAGAGGCGAGGAGCATTTTCGAGAAAGTGACAAGAGGACGCTACATCAATGTCACCTATGACGACCACGGCATCACGGTAAGGCATGTGAATGGCCAGCTCTTCCATCCACTGGAACTCTCCCAATCGACGAAGGAGATGCTGTACATCAGCCTCAGGCTGAGCCTGATCAAAGCGCTGAAGGGCTACTATCAGCTGCCGCTGATCATAGACGATGCATTCGTCCACTTCGACAAGGAGCGCAAGAAGATCATCATCGACTACCTGCGCAACGAAGTGGATGATCAGGTACTGTACTTCACATGCAATCTGGACAGCACCATCCCGTCCTCACAGACAGTCAAACTTAAAGAAAGAGTAAAATGA
- a CDS encoding HIT family protein → MSKTIFEQIADGEIPANIVYEDDVCIAFMDAFPLSKGHTLVVPRKPIENIYDLDEETGAHLMQVVTKVANALRDAFSPEGLNVVQNNGAFASQSVYHIHFHLIPRYKEEYDGFGYKWEQDDKKRTYEEKAEIENAIRTRLDA, encoded by the coding sequence ATGAGTAAAACTATTTTTGAACAGATCGCAGATGGTGAAATCCCAGCAAACATCGTCTATGAGGATGATGTCTGCATCGCATTCATGGACGCTTTCCCTCTGTCGAAGGGCCATACGCTCGTCGTGCCGAGGAAGCCGATCGAAAACATCTACGACCTCGATGAGGAGACGGGCGCCCACCTGATGCAGGTCGTCACGAAAGTGGCCAATGCCCTCAGGGATGCCTTCTCACCGGAAGGGTTGAACGTTGTACAGAATAACGGCGCATTCGCTTCCCAGTCCGTGTACCATATCCACTTCCACCTCATCCCACGCTACAAGGAAGAATATGACGGCTTCGGCTACAAGTGGGAACAGGATGATAAAAAACGCACGTACGAAGAGAAGGCGGAGATTGAAAATGCAATCCGCACCCGTCTGGATGCATAA
- a CDS encoding DNA repair exonuclease, translating into MVKFIHSADLHLDSPFKSRSKMPSGILDVLMESTYNSVTRMMDHAIEEKVDFIIIAGDVFDQANRTLKSEIFMKRQFERLREAGIFAYVIHGNHDPLTDGIRTSWPDNVTVFNENVESYEMISAKGESVFLHGFSYFLDDTYENKLGDYPVNTMNDGIHIGILHGTYSKSQYGQERYTEFNLEVLNEKLYHYWALGHIHQREQLSDLPPIHYSGNIQGRHKNEYGEKGFLLVEGDDVFLSSRFVPVQELIFSEYDLEVQSLAKQDLYQTIVEFKHRLREKGRHIIQLNLIYDGEEVISAADFTEVIELLKEDERDLKQFIWIDDLRLKYLTQDNIALLNDIKATHSGNRELFKEAVNALYMDPRLNRYLEPIQDIEQEALLKEGEERLRMLMRK; encoded by the coding sequence ATGGTTAAGTTTATTCACAGCGCAGATCTGCATCTGGACAGTCCTTTCAAGTCCAGGTCCAAAATGCCTTCAGGCATATTGGATGTGCTCATGGAAAGTACATACAATAGTGTCACGAGGATGATGGATCATGCCATTGAAGAAAAAGTCGACTTCATCATAATTGCGGGGGATGTCTTCGATCAGGCGAACCGCACATTGAAATCCGAGATATTCATGAAGCGCCAGTTCGAAAGGCTCAGGGAGGCCGGCATATTCGCCTACGTCATCCATGGGAACCATGACCCTCTGACTGATGGGATCAGGACATCCTGGCCGGACAACGTCACGGTCTTCAATGAAAATGTCGAAAGCTATGAGATGATCAGCGCGAAGGGGGAGAGTGTATTCCTTCACGGGTTCAGCTATTTCCTGGATGATACATACGAGAATAAGCTCGGAGATTATCCGGTGAATACGATGAACGACGGGATACATATCGGCATCCTGCACGGCACCTATTCGAAGAGCCAGTATGGACAGGAGCGCTATACGGAATTCAATCTGGAAGTGCTGAACGAGAAATTGTATCATTATTGGGCGCTCGGCCATATCCATCAGCGGGAACAGCTCAGCGACCTGCCGCCGATCCATTATTCCGGGAATATACAGGGCCGGCACAAGAATGAATATGGGGAAAAGGGCTTCCTGCTGGTGGAAGGGGACGATGTCTTCCTCAGTTCCCGTTTCGTGCCGGTACAGGAGCTCATCTTTTCGGAGTATGACCTTGAAGTCCAGTCGCTCGCCAAACAAGATCTTTACCAGACGATCGTCGAATTCAAGCATCGTCTGCGGGAGAAGGGGCGCCACATCATACAGCTCAATCTTATATATGATGGGGAAGAAGTGATATCGGCCGCCGATTTCACCGAAGTGATCGAACTGTTGAAGGAGGACGAGAGGGATCTGAAGCAGTTCATATGGATCGATGACCTCCGTCTCAAATATCTCACCCAGGACAACATCGCCCTGCTCAATGATATAAAGGCGACCCATTCCGGAAACAGGGAGCTGTTCAAGGAAGCGGTCAATGCACTTTATATGGATCCGAGGCTCAACAGATACTTGGAGCCCATCCAGGACATCGAGCAGGAAGCGCTGCTCAAAGAAGGCGAAGAGCGCCTTAGAATGCTGATGAGGAAGTAG
- a CDS encoding YlbF family regulator has protein sequence MAVNVYDQANALEDALRNSDEFQNMKDLYGKVNSNPESKQLFEEFREVQMDLQQKQMQGEEINEEDVQKAQKSAEDIEKDENIKSLMEAEQKMSELIQDLNRVIMKPIEELYGLNNQN, from the coding sequence ATGGCAGTTAATGTATACGATCAGGCGAATGCATTGGAAGATGCACTCCGCAACTCAGATGAATTTCAAAATATGAAAGATCTTTATGGCAAAGTGAATTCCAATCCGGAATCCAAGCAGCTGTTCGAAGAGTTCAGGGAAGTACAGATGGACTTGCAGCAGAAACAGATGCAGGGTGAGGAAATCAATGAAGAAGATGTTCAGAAAGCACAGAAATCAGCAGAAGATATAGAGAAGGACGAAAATATCAAATCACTGATGGAAGCAGAACAGAAAATGAGCGAACTCATTCAGGACCTGAACCGCGTCATCATGAAACCTATAGAAGAGCTTTATGGTCTGAACAACCAGAATTAA
- a CDS encoding peptidylprolyl isomerase: MRKKLAPIVVGLGLIGLAGCSDDSSENGSGSENGETEYGDVLATSDAGEVTTDDILNELGTDNIANRTFQLTLDSILQDKYSEEVDREEIESQIDEEIEGMGGADQFEMMLQQQQPGMTVEQYKEQRINNAYHDKFFADKFEVTDEEAKESVREASHILVEVSEEEDGLSDEEAKEKADSLHQEIEDGADFGELASEESDDTGSAENNGELGYVQRGEMVEPFEEALFELEQGEVSDVVKSDFGYHIIKRHEEENIDEELDSVKRQVVSQKIQENQDQVLGFYNDLLEEYNVEFENEEIRTYIEETYLNSGDEESAEESTEESTEESTEEPTEESAE, translated from the coding sequence ATGAGAAAAAAATTAGCGCCAATTGTGGTCGGTCTGGGCCTCATCGGTCTTGCTGGATGTTCAGATGACAGCAGCGAAAACGGTTCAGGCAGTGAAAATGGTGAAACGGAATACGGTGATGTGCTCGCAACGAGCGATGCCGGAGAGGTCACCACTGACGATATACTTAATGAACTCGGTACGGACAACATCGCAAACCGTACTTTCCAGCTGACACTGGATTCCATACTTCAGGATAAATACAGTGAGGAAGTCGACCGTGAAGAAATCGAATCCCAGATCGATGAAGAGATCGAGGGCATGGGAGGCGCAGATCAGTTCGAGATGATGCTCCAACAGCAGCAGCCGGGCATGACTGTGGAGCAGTACAAGGAACAGCGCATCAACAATGCCTACCACGACAAATTCTTTGCTGATAAATTCGAAGTGACGGATGAAGAGGCGAAGGAATCCGTGCGTGAAGCATCCCATATCCTCGTTGAAGTCTCTGAAGAGGAAGACGGCCTGAGCGATGAGGAAGCGAAGGAGAAGGCAGACTCCCTCCACCAGGAAATAGAAGACGGTGCTGATTTCGGTGAGCTCGCATCTGAAGAATCAGACGATACGGGCAGCGCCGAAAATAATGGGGAACTCGGCTACGTCCAGCGTGGTGAGATGGTGGAACCATTCGAAGAGGCCCTTTTCGAACTTGAACAGGGAGAAGTATCCGATGTGGTCAAATCCGATTTCGGCTACCACATCATCAAGAGGCATGAAGAAGAGAACATCGACGAAGAGCTGGATAGCGTCAAACGCCAGGTCGTAAGCCAGAAGATCCAGGAAAACCAGGATCAGGTGCTCGGATTCTATAATGATCTTCTCGAAGAGTACAATGTCGAATTTGAAAATGAAGAGATCCGCACATACATTGAAGAAACATATCTGAACAGTGGTGATGAGGAATCTGCAGAGGAATCCACTGAAGAATCTACAGAAGAATCTACAGAAGAACCCACTGAAGAATCAGCCGAATAG
- a CDS encoding dicarboxylate/amino acid:cation symporter — protein sequence MKVGNKLTIQIVIALILGIIVGSVLSPMADQSWVQWVDQYIFNLVGQLFLNMIFMMVVPVVFISIVLGVVNVGDPKMLGGIGLKTLAFYLATTAIAITIAMIVANVLNPGEGQSELLDSEEVSEYRESELEGGSTGEALQQGFDQTVINLIPTNIIEAMGTQNMLQIIAFAIFIGIAMIAGKEKSARLTALFEEANDVVMWIVMAIMKYFAAIGAFGLVATAFVQAGFGAIQQLGMYFICVLLALFIHLALVYGSVVQFMAKKSFVWFIKNFAPAMGVAFSTSSSSAVLPISLETAQDNLKIRKSISSFVQPLGATINMDGTAIMQGVATVFIAQLSGIDLTLMQMVTVVIIAVVASIGTAGVPGVGLVMLAMVLTAVGLDPAAIGIIIGIDRLLDMTRTMVNITGDATIALVINEQQTRREEAAKAES from the coding sequence ATGAAAGTGGGAAATAAACTGACAATACAGATCGTCATCGCCCTGATCCTCGGCATCATCGTGGGCTCGGTGCTCAGCCCGATGGCTGATCAAAGCTGGGTGCAATGGGTTGATCAGTACATATTCAACCTGGTGGGGCAGCTGTTCCTGAACATGATCTTCATGATGGTGGTGCCGGTTGTATTCATCTCCATCGTGCTCGGGGTCGTCAATGTCGGTGACCCGAAGATGCTCGGCGGCATCGGTCTCAAAACACTCGCATTCTATCTGGCGACTACAGCAATCGCCATCACCATCGCGATGATCGTGGCGAACGTCCTGAACCCTGGAGAGGGGCAGTCCGAGCTCCTGGATTCTGAAGAGGTGTCCGAGTACCGTGAATCAGAGCTTGAAGGCGGTTCAACCGGCGAAGCTCTGCAGCAGGGATTCGACCAGACGGTCATCAACCTGATTCCGACGAACATCATCGAAGCGATGGGTACGCAGAACATGCTTCAGATCATCGCCTTTGCGATCTTCATCGGCATCGCGATGATTGCAGGCAAGGAAAAATCGGCACGGCTGACAGCACTATTCGAAGAGGCGAATGATGTCGTGATGTGGATCGTCATGGCCATCATGAAATACTTCGCGGCGATCGGTGCCTTCGGCCTCGTGGCGACTGCATTCGTGCAGGCCGGTTTCGGTGCCATCCAGCAGCTCGGCATGTACTTCATCTGCGTGCTGCTTGCACTGTTCATACATCTCGCACTTGTATATGGTTCAGTCGTGCAGTTCATGGCAAAGAAAAGCTTCGTATGGTTCATCAAGAACTTTGCGCCGGCAATGGGTGTGGCGTTCAGTACATCATCCTCCAGTGCGGTGCTGCCGATTTCACTCGAGACGGCACAGGATAACCTGAAGATACGAAAAAGCATATCCAGCTTCGTGCAGCCGCTCGGAGCGACCATAAACATGGATGGTACGGCGATCATGCAGGGGGTGGCGACGGTGTTCATCGCGCAGCTCTCCGGCATCGACCTGACGCTCATGCAGATGGTCACAGTGGTCATCATCGCAGTGGTGGCAAGTATCGGTACCGCTGGTGTGCCGGGTGTCGGCCTTGTCATGCTGGCCATGGTACTGACGGCAGTCGGCCTCGATCCGGCGGCGATCGGCATCATCATCGGTATCGACAGGCTGCTTGATATGACCCGTACGATGGTCAATATCACCGGTGATGCAACGATTGCGCTCGTCATCAACGAGCAGCAGACGCGTCGCGAAGAAGCTGCAAAAGCTGAATCGTAA